The sequence below is a genomic window from Labilithrix sp..
CTTTCGCAAGTGAGCCGCTCAGCGCCCGGGCGCAGAGAGCCAGAGCCAGACGGCCGCCGCGGCCGCGACGATCGACGTGCCGAGGAGGACGTCCGCGACGACGAGGCGCGTGCGGATGCCGTCCGTCGCGCCGTCTCCGCACGTGCCCGCGGCTCCGCACGCCGACGAGCGGAGGTCGGCGAGATCGCCGCGCGCGTCGAGGCCGAGGAAGATCGACGTGCCGAGCGTCCCGAGCGCGACCGCGCCGAGCCCGATCGCGACCGGGACGCGCGGGAAGCCGGAAGAAGACGGCGGCGCGGGAACAGGCCCGAGCGGCGCGAGCGCAGGCGGCTTCTCCGCGTCCGCGGCCGCGGCCGCGGACGCGGGCGTCGTCTCCCCGGACGGCGCGAGGCTCACGACGACGAGGCGGTTCTTCTCGCCGAGGTTCACGACGACCGACTGCTCGGCCTCCTTGTGCCCCGGCGCACGGACGTGGAACGCGTGCACGCCGGGATCGAGCTCGCGCGGCTGACCGGACACGCGCTCGGCGGCGCCGTCGTCGACGCGGTAGGAGGCGTCGGTCAAGTCGCGAGCATCGTCGGCGGCGCGGACCGCGACGATGACGGACGGCGTTCGCTCGCGGACGGACTTGAGCCACTGCCCGCAGCTCGCGCGGACCGGGCCCGGGCAGCTCGCCGACGCGCACGTCGAGAGGAGCTCGCGCGCGCGCAGGAGCTTGTTCGCGTCGCGCATCGCCTGCCCCTGCTCCGAGCTGTCGAGGCACTGGGCCACGCTCGGCGCGGCCCCCGCGCGGCCGGCGACGAGCGAGCACGCCAGCACCAACGCTGGTCCCATCGCACGTCGCGTCATCGGTCGACGACTATACGCGGCCTCGGGGCTCCGTGGATCCCTCGCCTGTCTTCAGAGGCTCCCGCCGGCGCCCATCCCGCCGCCCGCGCCGTCCCCTCCGCCGATCCCGCCGGGCGAGCCTTCGCCCTCGCCCGTGCTCCAGGTCGGCATCTCGAGGTACGCGGCGGCCCGATGCTCCGCCGCGCCGTCGACGTAGCCGAGGAGGCCCTCGAGCGTCCGCCCGTGGCAGCGCGCGTCGGTCGACGGGAAATGATAGACGCCGGACGGATAGCGACTGCCGCGGCATCGGTAGAGAGGAACACCTGCGGCCGCGTTCAGGTATCCGAGGACGCCGAGGCGCGCGTGCCCTTCGCACGACGGATCGTGCGACGGCATCAGACCTCCGCTCGTCCAGCACGCGAAGAGCGCGATCTCTCCCGTCGCTCGGATCGAAAAGCGCGCCTCCTCCACCATCCCGTCCGGCGCCTTGCCGATCGTCGTCCAGATGCGTCCGTCGCCCGAGCTCCGCACGAGGGCGAGCGCCCCGCCCGCGGTCTCGTACCTGCCCTCGTCCACGCCGGCCGCGTCCTCCTCCTCCGGCGCGCACCCCAGCGCGAAGACGGCGAGAACGAGGACATGCATCCACCAGGCGAGCTTCTTCATCGACGGCCTCCACCCGCCGACGCAGCACCGCGCGTGCCGTTCGGTGGATCGCCGGAACTGCCCGTGATCGCTGCGCGCCTCCGACTTCGTGGACGACAGTCCACCAAGGCTCAGCGGAGGCTGAACCCCGTCGGGCCGAGCGCGAGGTAGACCGCGACGATCGTGACCAACATCACGCCCGCGACGAGGACGTAGCTGATCTTCGCCTGCGACGTGCTCCAGCCGTCGCCGTAGAACTTGCCCTTCGAGCGCTTGCGGAGCTTCCGCTGCACCGACGCGAGGAGCTCCGCGTCCTTCGACGGCGCCGGGAGGTCGTCGTCGACCTTCGCGAGCGAGCGCTTGAGGAGCGACGACATCGCGCCCGCGCCCTCCTCGGCCTCGAGCGCGGCGAGCTCCTCCTCCGTCAGGTCCCGATCTTCCGCTTCGCTGCTCATCCGACCTTCTCGCCGAGCTCCTTCTCGACCATCTCTTTCAACTGCGCGCGCGCGCGGAAGATCCTGCTCTTGACTGTACCAGCCGCGAGGCCCGTGATCTGCTCGATCTCCTCGTAGCTGAGCTCCTCCACGTCGCGGAGGATGAGGCACTCGCGGAACGTCGGATCGATCTTCTGGATCGCGTCCTGGACGATCTTCTCGACCTGCTTGCCGCCGAGCGCCTCGTCGGGGCGCTCGATGACGGCGACGTTCGCGCGCCGCGCCTCGCCGAGCGGCACGCGCTCCGCGATCGCCTCGAGCTCGTCCTGCTCGCCGGCGTGACGCACGCGGAGGTACTTCGTGCGGTTCTTACAGAGGTTGACCGCGATGCGGTAGATCCACGTCGACAGCTTCGACTCGCCGCGGAACGTGGAGATCGCCTTGAAGACCTGGACGAAGACCTCCTGCGTGAGGTCCTCCGCCTCCGCTTTGTTCCCGAGCATGCGGAGGACGAGCGCGGAGACGCGCCGCCCGTAGGTGCTCACGAGCTCGTTGAACGCACGCTCGTCGCGCGCGACGAGGCGCTCGATCAGCTTCGCTTCGAGCTCGTCCGGGAGCGCCACGTCGGGCCATGGTGAACTAGGTTCGGGTTCGAGTGCAAAGTCCTCTTCGCTCCAGAGGTCAGAAGGAGAATCCGAAGCTGCGGCGAACACCTCGCTGACGGAGACAGAGCCGCGGAGGGAAAGTTCCACCGGCAAATTTCCCCATCCGTCGATGTTGCTTTTGGAGAGGTCGCCATGGCGCTAATTGTGGGACCATGCATGCAAGGCGCACGGCGCGAGATGCCTTCCTGTCCTCCCACGAGGACGACGGCTTCTTCGCGCCCCGCCGCGGCGACATCGTCCTCCGGACCCACGCCGCCGCGCGCGTCTTCGCCGATCGTCTGAACCGCCGCCCCGGCGCCAAGCAGACGCTCCAGGCCTCCGAGCTCGCGGCGCTGTCGCTCCTCCACGAGATGATGCACGCCGTCATCGAGCGCTACCGCGTCCGCTTCCCCGACAGCTTCACGCGCCTGATGAAGGTGCTCGACGCGGCGATGGGCGAGCAGGCGAAGGTGGTCCTCGTCGACTTCGTCGCCGCGTTCCCGCCGCCGATCGTCTACCGCGGCTTCAAGCGCGAGAACGACTACACGCCGGCGCGCTGGCTCGAGCGCGCGGGCCCCGACATCCGCACCGAGATCGACGAGGAGCTCCTCCTCTTGTGGGTGACGAGCCAGAACGAGGCGTACGCGCCGATCGCGGACGTCGTCGGCGACGCGGGGCTCGGCCTCCGGTACCGCACGTTCATCGGCGCCGCGCGGCAGTTCTTCGAGACGGAGCCCGCCTTCGGACCGAACGGCGAGACGCTGCTGGAGCTCCTGCTCGAGCCCGGCGGCCACGGCAGCATCTGGGAGCAGCTCGACTGGGTCGACCAGGAGTGGACCGAGACGCTCGGGATGTCGGACCACCCGTCGTTCCAGAAGCGCGGCGGCGTCGAGGACCTGAAGAAGGACGAAGGCCGCTGGTTCACGAAGGGCGGCCCCGGTCCGGGCGAGCCGCTGCTCGAGGCGATGCGCTTCGGGAGGAAGGGCGAAGAGAAGGCGCAGTTCAGCCCCGACCTGAACTGGATGCCCCAGGTCGTCCTCATCGCGAAGAGCGTCTACGTCTGGCTCGATCAGCTCTCGAAGAAGTACGAGCGCGAGATCCGCCGCCTCGACCAGATCCCCGACGAGGAGCTCGACATCCTCCGCGCGCGCGGCATCACCGGCCTCTGGCTCATCGGCCTCTTCGAGCGATCGAACGCGTCGCGTCGCGTCAAGCAGATGCGCGGCGACACGGAGGCGCTCGCGAGCGCGTACTCGCTCTACGGCTACGACATCGCGCACGAGCTCGGCGGCGTGCCGGCGTGGCGGAACCTCCGCGATCGCGCGTGGGTGCGCGGCGTCCGCCTCGCGGCGGACATGGTCCCGAACCACGTCGGCGTCGACGGCCAGTGGGTGATGAACCACCCCGACTGGTTCCTCCAGGCGAAGCGCCC
It includes:
- a CDS encoding sigma-70 family RNA polymerase sigma factor codes for the protein MDGWGNLPVELSLRGSVSVSEVFAAASDSPSDLWSEEDFALEPEPSSPWPDVALPDELEAKLIERLVARDERAFNELVSTYGRRVSALVLRMLGNKAEAEDLTQEVFVQVFKAISTFRGESKLSTWIYRIAVNLCKNRTKYLRVRHAGEQDELEAIAERVPLGEARRANVAVIERPDEALGGKQVEKIVQDAIQKIDPTFRECLILRDVEELSYEEIEQITGLAAGTVKSRIFRARAQLKEMVEKELGEKVG